From a single Planctellipticum variicoloris genomic region:
- the dnaG gene encoding DNA primase, with product MTPVSPEEFKELVRSRTDIVQLVGESVTVHSERGGRMFKSLCPFHDDHNPSMQINPVRQSYRCWVCNEGGDVFSFVMKHENVGFKEALELLAQRAGLEMPSQFRDARPPGSPERPQLLDVVAWAEQEFHQFLLNAQAAQRARNYLESRGFTSETIARYRLGYHPDDWEWLLKRASGRFSTEVLLAAKLVSERKSGSGYTDFFGLLDRVLFPIRDERGRPVSFGGRILPDAKDSSAAKYINGLESSVFAKSKLAYGLDHAREAIKQTGMVCVVEGYTDCIKCHQAGVLNVVGTLGTALTEQHVTMLKRFARTVVLVFDGDEAGVRAAERAIPRFLAQDVDLRILTLPEELDPDEYLSAYGTAAFQELIRTAPEAWEYQQRVFVERFGTESSDGRLRVLEGLLELLVLAPGVAGTVKENALLSRLPVRLGIAEGEIRKRLGELRRVRDGRSETSRVRKVAVDGPGDGEAQVALREEIVSLQRSQRKDDLLECELLQVLFTCPPMIAEVVSEIGADDFRREPCRELFCVCCDLWEHGLPPSFEKVLSQLESPQLKSFAVWIDEQARLQNVESKLAPDAAGSEGAGAPPNLLQRVLDGFRWRRKRESHQASQGRLLEHSEGASGLNTQTREALQRAMQFHQQRAAKTS from the coding sequence TCCCGTGCGGCAGTCCTACCGCTGCTGGGTCTGTAACGAAGGAGGCGACGTCTTTTCCTTCGTCATGAAGCATGAAAACGTCGGGTTCAAGGAGGCTCTGGAGCTGCTGGCCCAGCGGGCCGGCCTGGAAATGCCCTCGCAGTTTCGGGATGCCAGACCTCCGGGTTCCCCGGAACGGCCTCAACTGCTGGATGTCGTGGCCTGGGCCGAACAGGAATTTCACCAGTTTCTGCTGAACGCTCAGGCGGCTCAGCGGGCGCGGAATTACCTGGAATCGCGGGGTTTCACGTCCGAGACGATCGCGCGTTACCGGCTGGGCTATCATCCGGACGACTGGGAATGGCTGCTCAAGCGCGCCTCCGGGCGGTTTTCGACGGAGGTGCTGCTGGCCGCAAAACTGGTCTCCGAGCGCAAATCGGGCTCCGGGTACACCGACTTCTTCGGACTGCTGGATCGGGTGCTGTTTCCGATCCGGGACGAGCGCGGGCGTCCGGTCTCATTCGGAGGGAGGATTTTACCAGACGCCAAGGATTCCAGCGCTGCCAAGTACATCAACGGGCTGGAGAGTTCGGTTTTCGCCAAGAGCAAGCTGGCCTACGGGTTAGATCACGCACGCGAAGCGATCAAGCAGACTGGAATGGTCTGTGTCGTCGAGGGGTACACCGATTGCATCAAGTGCCACCAGGCGGGCGTGTTGAACGTCGTCGGCACGTTGGGAACGGCCCTGACCGAACAGCACGTCACGATGCTGAAGCGGTTTGCACGGACGGTGGTGCTGGTGTTTGACGGAGACGAGGCCGGCGTGCGGGCTGCAGAGAGGGCAATTCCCCGCTTTCTGGCCCAGGACGTCGATTTGCGGATTCTGACGCTGCCGGAGGAGCTCGATCCGGATGAATATCTGTCGGCGTATGGGACGGCGGCCTTTCAGGAACTGATTCGCACGGCGCCGGAGGCTTGGGAATATCAGCAGCGGGTGTTCGTGGAACGTTTCGGGACGGAGAGTTCCGACGGGCGTTTGCGGGTCCTCGAAGGTCTGCTGGAATTGCTGGTTCTTGCGCCTGGGGTGGCAGGAACGGTCAAGGAAAACGCTCTGTTGAGCCGACTACCGGTCAGGCTCGGGATTGCCGAAGGGGAAATTCGCAAACGACTTGGAGAGTTGCGCCGGGTGCGGGATGGCCGCAGCGAAACTTCCCGCGTGCGGAAAGTCGCCGTAGATGGACCAGGTGACGGGGAGGCGCAGGTCGCGCTGCGGGAGGAGATCGTTTCCCTGCAGCGCAGTCAGCGGAAGGACGATCTGCTGGAGTGCGAATTATTGCAGGTCCTCTTTACTTGCCCCCCTATGATTGCAGAGGTCGTGAGTGAGATTGGAGCGGACGACTTTCGACGCGAACCGTGCCGGGAATTGTTCTGTGTCTGCTGCGACCTGTGGGAGCACGGGTTGCCGCCGTCGTTTGAGAAGGTGTTGTCGCAATTGGAATCGCCGCAACTGAAAAGCTTTGCTGTCTGGATTGACGAGCAGGCGCGGTTGCAGAATGTCGAATCGAAGCTGGCGCCGGATGCCGCCGGGTCCGAAGGGGCTGGAGCCCCGCCCAATTTGTTGCAGCGTGTGCTGGACGGTTTCCGATGGCGTCGCAAGCGTGAATCGCATCAGGCCTCGCAGGGTCGTCTTCTGGAACATTCCGAAGGCGCCTCGGGCTTGAATACCCAGACGCGGGAAGCTCTTCAGCGGGCCATGCAATTTCATCAGCAGCGTGCCGCGAAGACATCGTAA
- the rpoD gene encoding RNA polymerase sigma factor RpoD, producing the protein MHRLDESLNQLIQLGRGQGYLTFSQVNNYLPDEAVSPEKLDNLLLALDEIGMEIIPDERVARHQEQLELKKVKAKPVRIRDLISDDKSKRIDDPVRMYLTQMGEIPLLTREQEISLAKKIEITRKRFRRQLLESDYALKTSIDVLNKVHNGELPFDRTIKVSVTEGLEKNQILGRMPHNLKTLEQLRAKSIAAFEKKVSPDSTADDRKSADDELKNHRRKMVTLLEELSLRTQRLQPVMKRMEQISRRMCDLQKQIEGLKSLRSAREERANLQKELHDLQMMTLETPESLQKRMESIYERFAAYEQAMRDLSGGNLRLVVSIAKKYRNRGLSFLDLIQEGNTGLMRAVDKYEYRRGYKFSTYATWWIRQAITRAIADQARTIRIPVHMIETMSKLRKVSKRLLQEKGREPTIEETAEAAGVSLEETRRVMKISRHPISLDRPVGESEDSYFGDFIEDDATESPVNAATQEMLKDKIESVLKTLTYREREIIKLRYGLGDGYTYTLEEVGRIFKVTRERVRQIEAKAVRKLQHPVRSKQLKGFLDQLAAVVAK; encoded by the coding sequence GTGCACAGACTCGACGAGAGTTTGAACCAGTTGATCCAGCTCGGTCGGGGTCAGGGTTATCTGACGTTTTCGCAGGTCAACAATTACCTGCCGGACGAAGCGGTCAGTCCCGAGAAGCTGGATAATCTGCTGCTGGCGCTGGACGAAATCGGGATGGAGATCATTCCCGACGAGCGCGTCGCCAGGCACCAGGAACAGCTTGAGCTGAAGAAGGTCAAGGCCAAGCCGGTCCGTATTCGCGACCTGATTTCCGATGACAAGTCGAAGCGGATCGATGATCCCGTCCGCATGTATCTGACGCAGATGGGGGAAATCCCCCTCCTGACCCGCGAGCAGGAGATCTCTCTCGCCAAGAAGATCGAGATCACCCGCAAGCGGTTCCGCCGCCAGCTTCTCGAAAGCGATTACGCCCTCAAGACGTCGATCGACGTGCTGAACAAGGTTCACAACGGCGAGCTGCCGTTCGACCGGACGATCAAGGTGTCGGTGACGGAGGGGCTGGAGAAGAACCAGATTCTCGGCCGGATGCCCCACAACCTGAAGACCCTCGAACAGCTCCGCGCCAAGTCGATTGCCGCGTTCGAGAAGAAGGTCTCGCCGGACAGCACCGCCGACGATCGCAAGTCCGCCGACGACGAGCTCAAGAACCACCGTCGCAAGATGGTGACGCTGCTGGAAGAGCTGAGCCTCCGGACGCAGCGCCTGCAGCCGGTCATGAAGCGGATGGAGCAGATCTCCCGCCGGATGTGCGATCTGCAGAAGCAGATCGAAGGGCTCAAGAGTCTGCGGTCGGCCCGCGAAGAGCGCGCCAACCTGCAGAAAGAGCTTCACGACCTGCAGATGATGACGCTGGAAACGCCCGAAAGCCTCCAGAAGCGGATGGAGTCGATCTACGAGCGGTTCGCGGCGTACGAACAGGCGATGCGGGATCTGTCGGGCGGCAACCTGCGGCTGGTCGTCTCGATCGCCAAGAAGTACCGCAATCGCGGCCTGAGCTTCCTGGACCTGATCCAGGAAGGCAATACGGGGCTGATGCGGGCGGTCGACAAGTACGAATACCGCCGCGGCTACAAGTTCTCGACGTATGCGACGTGGTGGATTCGTCAGGCGATCACGCGGGCCATCGCCGACCAGGCCCGGACGATCCGCATCCCGGTCCACATGATCGAGACGATGTCCAAGCTTCGCAAAGTCAGCAAGCGGCTGCTGCAGGAGAAGGGCCGGGAGCCCACCATTGAGGAAACCGCGGAAGCCGCGGGCGTTTCGCTGGAGGAAACCCGCCGGGTGATGAAGATCTCCCGCCATCCGATCAGCCTCGATCGTCCGGTCGGCGAGAGCGAAGACAGCTACTTCGGCGACTTCATCGAAGACGACGCCACCGAAAGCCCGGTCAACGCCGCCACGCAGGAGATGCTGAAGGACAAGATTGAATCCGTCCTGAAGACGCTGACGTATCGCGAGCGGGAGATCATCAAGCTCCGCTACGGTCTGGGCGACGGTTACACCTACACCCTGGAAGAAGTCGGTCGGATCTTCAAGGTGACCCGCGAACGCGTTCGCCAGATCGAGGCGAAGGCGGTCCGCAAGCTCCAGCATCCCGTCCGCAGCAAGCAGCTCAAGGGTTTCCTGGATCAGCTCGCCGCGGTCGTCGCGAAGTAA
- a CDS encoding SpoIIE family protein phosphatase: MANLQVISGGPAGVWELRGERTILGRHSGCEIVLDDGAISRRHAQILESHGNYFLEDLRSRNGTELNGQPVRGRTELRDGDEIQICDFRLRFDVHGKRAARSRASGRNATAVRDPGTTGNRPVVRLAEREPVPEDHGSSILSTFEAGGERSEARLSVRPETKLRAILEISRQLGSVLELDDVLPVLLKTLLKLFPQADSGFVLLRSAESDELEQRASIARYEGDDEVVPVSRTIVREAIQTGRAILSADARDDERFAASQSIASLRIRTVMCAPLLDANSAAIGVIQLSSRDLGRAFTAEDLDLLASVSWQAALAVENARLHEDLLKQRDLDRDLEFATQVQLGFLPHQPPALPGYEFADYYEPANRVGGDYFDYVQLPDGRVAVAVGDVAGKGVPAALLMARLHAAGRYHLLSASSAASALTNLNAEIASSGLGYRFITLALAIVDAERHEVTLANAGHLPPVFRHVDGSIEQPGIKESGMPLGILPDQQFQEIRLSLDAGDTLVFYTDGVTEAMDAENRIYGRVRLGETVGLGPPRVTDLVPAIVEDVEAFGGAHQQRDDLCIVAIRRVLPGEPVSQPRAAAR; this comes from the coding sequence GTGGCGAATCTCCAGGTCATCAGCGGCGGGCCGGCGGGCGTCTGGGAACTGCGCGGGGAGCGGACCATTCTGGGCCGCCATTCCGGGTGCGAGATCGTCCTCGACGACGGCGCCATCAGCCGCCGCCATGCGCAGATTCTCGAAAGTCACGGCAATTACTTCCTCGAAGATCTCCGCAGCCGGAACGGAACCGAGCTGAACGGCCAGCCGGTTCGCGGGCGAACCGAACTGCGCGACGGCGACGAGATTCAGATCTGCGACTTCCGGCTGCGTTTTGACGTTCACGGCAAACGCGCCGCCCGTTCGCGAGCCTCCGGCCGCAACGCCACGGCCGTTCGCGATCCGGGAACTACCGGCAACCGACCGGTGGTCCGCCTGGCGGAACGGGAGCCGGTCCCCGAAGACCACGGCTCTTCGATTCTTTCGACCTTTGAAGCGGGGGGCGAACGGAGCGAAGCCCGGCTGAGCGTCCGCCCGGAGACAAAGCTGCGGGCGATTCTGGAGATCAGTCGCCAACTTGGCTCGGTGCTCGAACTGGATGACGTCCTGCCGGTTCTGCTGAAGACGCTGCTCAAACTCTTCCCGCAGGCCGACAGCGGGTTTGTGCTGCTCCGCAGCGCCGAGTCCGACGAGCTCGAACAGCGGGCCTCAATCGCCCGCTACGAGGGGGATGACGAGGTTGTTCCCGTCAGTCGGACCATCGTCCGCGAAGCGATTCAGACCGGCCGGGCGATTCTCAGCGCCGATGCCCGCGACGACGAGCGGTTCGCGGCCAGCCAGAGCATCGCTTCGCTCCGGATCCGCACGGTCATGTGCGCTCCGCTGCTGGACGCGAACTCTGCGGCGATCGGCGTCATCCAGCTCAGCTCACGCGATCTGGGGCGGGCATTTACCGCGGAAGACCTGGATCTGCTCGCCAGCGTGAGCTGGCAGGCGGCCCTGGCCGTCGAGAACGCCCGCCTTCACGAAGATCTGCTCAAGCAGCGCGACCTCGATCGTGATCTGGAGTTCGCCACCCAGGTGCAGCTCGGATTTCTGCCCCATCAGCCCCCGGCTTTGCCGGGTTACGAGTTCGCCGACTACTACGAACCCGCCAATCGCGTGGGGGGCGACTACTTCGACTATGTTCAACTTCCGGACGGACGCGTCGCGGTCGCGGTCGGCGATGTCGCGGGGAAGGGCGTACCCGCCGCTCTCCTCATGGCCCGTCTGCACGCAGCCGGACGCTATCACCTGCTCAGCGCCTCCAGCGCCGCCTCCGCTCTGACGAATCTGAACGCTGAGATCGCCTCCAGCGGACTGGGCTACCGCTTCATCACACTGGCGCTGGCGATTGTCGATGCCGAACGTCACGAGGTCACACTGGCGAACGCCGGTCATCTGCCGCCAGTGTTTCGCCACGTTGACGGGTCCATCGAGCAGCCGGGGATCAAGGAATCCGGCATGCCGCTGGGCATCCTGCCGGATCAGCAGTTCCAGGAAATCCGGCTGTCGCTCGACGCCGGAGACACGCTCGTCTTCTACACCGACGGCGTAACGGAAGCGATGGACGCAGAGAACCGCATCTACGGCCGGGTGCGTCTAGGAGAGACTGTCGGTCTTGGCCCGCCGCGCGTGACCGATCTCGTCCCGGCGATCGTCGAGGACGTCGAGGCTTTCGGCGGGGCTCATCAGCAGCGTGACGACCTGTGCATCGTCGCCATTCGCCGAGTCCTCCCGGGGGAGCCAGTCTCGCAGCCGCGCGCCGCTGCACGCTGA
- a CDS encoding type II secretion system F family protein, which produces MTQFRYRGFNLSGDAVEGVCEADSPAAARLTLIESGLSDLEVLAEEDAASPVALGESDFVGMLGMVEEATAAGLPLPSALRMLSDELPNRRQRAALRSLSDRLAGGEALEDLLPQYRAGLPTAIGELAAAGAGGDRLPLVLGEYLQRLQQTIEVRRMAWLALVYPGVLIFGALGVSLIFAWYVGPGLESAYYEMSGLQNTFGMTPSTVQTAAKPIGGLGLRVLAGLRLLFSPLAGGILLTALAVFGASRLFGGRKFWGFVDYSIPLIGPLFRYARLCQFCHLCALLIECRLPLPRALRVAGAAVDCPPVEAGSEALAAGIEAGKSATDVARTSVFVPEDLIPLMRWIDRPDELAGMLRATGEIFAARVQLQASKLAMVLQPFVLLSIAFFFGLLAVIVYAPFFDMIQLLNDLA; this is translated from the coding sequence ATGACGCAATTTCGCTATCGCGGCTTCAATCTCTCCGGCGACGCCGTGGAAGGTGTCTGCGAGGCGGACTCCCCGGCGGCCGCCCGGCTGACACTGATCGAAAGCGGATTGTCCGACCTCGAAGTTCTCGCGGAGGAAGACGCGGCATCGCCGGTCGCGCTGGGCGAGTCGGACTTCGTCGGCATGCTGGGCATGGTCGAAGAGGCCACCGCGGCGGGGCTGCCCCTGCCGTCCGCCTTGCGGATGCTCAGCGACGAACTGCCGAACCGTCGACAGCGGGCCGCCCTCCGGTCCTTAAGCGACCGGCTCGCCGGGGGCGAAGCGTTGGAGGACCTGCTGCCGCAATACCGGGCCGGGCTGCCGACAGCCATCGGCGAACTGGCGGCGGCGGGAGCTGGCGGAGACCGGCTGCCGCTGGTGCTGGGCGAGTACCTGCAGCGATTGCAGCAGACGATCGAAGTTCGGCGGATGGCCTGGCTGGCGCTCGTGTATCCGGGCGTGCTGATCTTCGGCGCGCTCGGCGTCAGTCTGATCTTCGCGTGGTACGTCGGGCCAGGACTGGAATCGGCCTATTACGAAATGAGCGGGCTGCAGAACACCTTTGGCATGACCCCCAGCACCGTCCAGACCGCGGCCAAGCCGATTGGCGGGCTGGGCTTGCGGGTGCTGGCCGGGCTGCGGCTGCTTTTCTCGCCGCTCGCCGGAGGCATTCTGCTCACGGCGCTGGCGGTTTTCGGGGCGAGTCGACTGTTCGGCGGACGCAAATTCTGGGGCTTCGTGGACTACTCGATTCCCTTGATCGGTCCGTTGTTCCGCTACGCCCGGCTCTGCCAGTTCTGCCATCTGTGCGCGTTGCTGATCGAGTGCCGCCTGCCGCTGCCGCGGGCACTGCGGGTGGCGGGCGCCGCGGTCGACTGTCCGCCGGTTGAGGCCGGGTCGGAAGCGCTGGCTGCGGGGATTGAAGCCGGCAAGTCGGCCACCGACGTCGCCCGGACGTCGGTCTTCGTACCGGAAGATCTGATCCCCTTGATGCGGTGGATCGACCGTCCCGACGAACTGGCCGGCATGCTTCGCGCCACGGGGGAGATTTTTGCAGCGCGGGTCCAGCTTCAGGCGTCGAAGCTCGCCATGGTGCTGCAGCCCTTTGTGCTGTTATCGATTGCGTTCTTTTTCGGCCTGCTGGCAGTGATCGTGTACGCCCCGTTTTTCGACATGATTCAACTGCTCAACGACCTCGCGTAG
- a CDS encoding type II secretion system F family protein, producing the protein MSANSLTLIDLVNFNQELAALIRAGVPLEPGLVQLGRGSSRRLRLVVERVSARLANGESLVDSLRAEEPGLSPVYVAIVEAGLASGKLPEALETVVRYTEEYDTIRRTLFVTLLYPACVVAVAYGLGSLLIVACVPRLQHMWETFRLPVTAIQRVLTAAYETAAWWIPGVPMGLLFVGVVFGLRQWSSGISGPLSSGNGLRLLTGLIWAPGIGGIFTNLSRAEFLELLATLVEHQAPLPRALRLASQASSDRRIRYAGPLLAEEIERGQSARDGANAVSRLPALLGWAMTTGLSLPEPGTTCRRVAGVYRKRAERRALLLTTLAAPVFVAILAGLAVLTYCLAFGLPVVDLLNHLVDEPVS; encoded by the coding sequence ATGTCTGCGAACTCCTTGACGCTGATCGATCTGGTGAACTTCAACCAGGAGCTGGCGGCGCTGATTCGCGCAGGGGTGCCGCTGGAACCGGGACTCGTGCAATTGGGCCGGGGATCATCTCGGCGACTGCGCCTCGTGGTGGAGCGAGTCTCCGCCCGGCTGGCGAACGGCGAGTCGCTGGTGGATTCGCTGCGGGCCGAGGAGCCCGGACTGTCGCCGGTCTATGTGGCGATTGTTGAAGCGGGCCTCGCTTCCGGAAAACTGCCCGAAGCCCTCGAAACCGTGGTTCGCTACACCGAAGAGTACGACACGATCCGTCGCACGCTGTTTGTCACCCTGCTCTACCCGGCGTGCGTCGTCGCCGTGGCGTATGGGCTGGGCTCCCTCCTGATCGTGGCGTGCGTCCCGCGATTGCAGCACATGTGGGAGACTTTCCGGTTGCCGGTCACCGCGATTCAGCGAGTCTTGACCGCAGCTTACGAGACAGCGGCCTGGTGGATTCCGGGGGTTCCGATGGGGCTGCTCTTCGTGGGAGTCGTCTTCGGCTTACGTCAATGGAGCTCGGGAATCTCCGGTCCGCTGTCGTCGGGGAACGGACTGCGCCTGCTGACGGGCCTGATCTGGGCGCCCGGCATCGGCGGCATTTTCACCAACCTGTCGCGCGCCGAGTTTCTGGAACTGCTGGCGACGCTGGTCGAGCATCAGGCTCCGTTGCCGCGGGCGCTGAGACTGGCCTCGCAGGCATCGTCGGATCGACGGATTCGATACGCCGGTCCGTTGCTGGCAGAGGAGATCGAACGGGGACAGTCTGCCCGTGACGGGGCGAATGCGGTTTCGAGGCTGCCGGCGCTGCTGGGCTGGGCGATGACAACCGGACTGTCGCTCCCAGAGCCGGGAACGACGTGCCGGCGTGTGGCGGGCGTCTATCGCAAGCGCGCCGAGCGCCGGGCTTTGCTGCTGACGACACTGGCGGCCCCGGTGTTCGTCGCGATTCTGGCGGGGCTGGCCGTCCTGACCTATTGCCTGGCATTCGGACTCCCCGTGGTCGATCTGCTCAATCATCTGGTCGATGAACCGGTTTCTTAG
- a CDS encoding GspE/PulE family protein has product MFSRLAARLQTLDERHPQFVAQAVEQTLLEAVEVRASDVHIIPGPEQVRINFRVDGVLQHAAELPARLATNVVARLKVLADLLTYRVDVPQEGRIKQGPAGVEMRLSTFPTIFGEKAVVRLFAGSGRHLLPGDLGLPADVAEGLEQALHETAGVLLLAGPAGSGKTTTAYACLRELQRRFADSKALATLEDPVESLLPGVVQSAIQPAHGFDYATGLKSLLRQDPDVLLVGEIRDPETAETVFRAGLTGHLVLTTFHAGSAAEAISRLRDMGIEPYLLRAALLAIVCQRLVRRLCDCSVWSESAAAELGLPAARSRVAVGCPACGTSGYRGRMLLVELLRDQLPALATHILSGADAVELQKCAVAEGMLAFSSRAKEALERGQTSAVEIRRVLGFRV; this is encoded by the coding sequence GTGTTTTCCCGACTGGCCGCGCGCCTGCAGACCCTCGACGAGCGCCATCCTCAGTTTGTCGCCCAGGCGGTCGAGCAGACGCTGCTCGAAGCGGTCGAAGTCCGCGCCAGCGACGTGCACATCATCCCCGGCCCCGAGCAGGTCCGGATCAACTTTCGTGTCGACGGCGTTCTGCAGCATGCCGCCGAACTTCCTGCCCGACTGGCAACGAATGTCGTGGCCCGGCTGAAGGTGCTCGCGGATCTGCTGACCTATCGCGTGGACGTTCCCCAGGAAGGCCGCATCAAACAGGGACCCGCGGGCGTTGAGATGCGGCTGAGTACGTTTCCCACCATTTTCGGCGAGAAAGCCGTCGTCCGGTTGTTCGCCGGTTCGGGACGGCACTTGCTCCCCGGCGATCTGGGCCTGCCCGCCGACGTCGCTGAAGGCCTGGAGCAGGCGCTGCACGAGACCGCGGGCGTACTGCTCCTGGCCGGCCCGGCGGGAAGCGGAAAGACCACAACGGCATACGCCTGTCTCCGCGAGCTGCAACGGCGATTCGCCGACAGCAAGGCCCTGGCCACCCTGGAAGATCCCGTAGAATCCCTCCTGCCGGGAGTCGTACAGTCGGCGATTCAGCCGGCTCACGGCTTCGACTATGCCACCGGGCTGAAGTCGCTGCTCCGGCAGGATCCCGACGTACTTCTCGTCGGCGAAATCCGCGATCCCGAAACGGCGGAAACAGTCTTCCGGGCCGGGCTGACAGGCCACCTCGTCCTGACGACGTTTCATGCCGGAAGCGCCGCCGAGGCCATCAGCCGCCTGCGGGACATGGGCATTGAACCTTACCTGCTGCGGGCGGCCCTGTTGGCGATTGTCTGCCAGCGGCTGGTGCGGCGGTTGTGCGACTGTTCGGTCTGGTCCGAGTCGGCGGCGGCCGAACTGGGCCTTCCCGCCGCGCGCAGTCGAGTCGCCGTCGGGTGCCCGGCCTGCGGAACCAGCGGATATCGGGGACGGATGCTCCTGGTCGAGCTGCTGCGGGACCAGTTGCCGGCGCTGGCAACGCACATCCTGTCGGGAGCGGACGCCGTGGAACTGCAGAAGTGCGCCGTCGCCGAGGGAATGTTGGCGTTTTCGAGTCGGGCGAAGGAGGCCCTGGAGCGGGGTCAGACGAGTGCGGTCGAGATTCGCCGCGTGCTGGGATTTCGAGTATAA
- the hisF gene encoding imidazole glycerol phosphate synthase subunit HisF: protein MLAKRIIPCLDVHAGRVVKGVNFLNLRDAGDPVEVAAQYEEDGADELVFLDITASHEERAIILDVVRRTSEVCFMPLTVGGGIRTLEDIRTLLKAGCDKVSINSAAVKDPEFVRQAALRFGSQCIVVNIDPKRVRRDGREVWEVHVNGGRVPTGLEAVAWAQEVERLGAGEIVLTSMDADGTQDGYDLPMTRAVADAVSIPVVASGGAGSPEHLREILTEGHASAALAASIFHYRTHPIDVTKRYLAEHGVPIRFNTLAGA from the coding sequence ATGCTCGCCAAACGGATCATTCCCTGCCTCGACGTTCACGCCGGTCGCGTGGTCAAAGGGGTGAATTTCCTGAATCTTCGCGACGCCGGCGATCCGGTCGAAGTCGCCGCCCAGTATGAAGAAGACGGGGCCGACGAGCTCGTCTTTCTGGACATCACCGCCAGCCACGAAGAGCGGGCGATCATTCTGGACGTCGTCCGGCGAACCTCTGAAGTCTGCTTCATGCCGCTCACCGTCGGCGGGGGGATCCGAACGCTCGAAGACATCCGCACGTTGCTCAAGGCGGGCTGCGACAAGGTTTCCATCAATTCGGCGGCGGTCAAGGATCCCGAGTTCGTCCGGCAGGCCGCCCTCCGCTTTGGCAGTCAGTGCATTGTGGTCAACATCGACCCCAAACGGGTCCGGCGTGACGGCCGGGAAGTGTGGGAAGTCCACGTCAATGGCGGTCGGGTCCCGACCGGGCTGGAAGCCGTCGCCTGGGCGCAGGAAGTCGAGCGTCTCGGGGCCGGCGAAATCGTCCTGACGAGCATGGATGCCGACGGCACCCAAGACGGCTATGACCTGCCGATGACACGGGCCGTGGCGGACGCGGTCAGTATTCCCGTGGTCGCCAGCGGCGGGGCCGGTTCGCCTGAGCATCTCCGTGAGATTCTCACCGAAGGCCACGCCAGCGCGGCTCTGGCGGCCAGTATTTTTCACTACCGCACGCATCCGATCGACGTCACAAAACGGTATCTTGCCGAACACGGCGTACCAATCCGGTTTAACACATTGGCGGGCGCGTAG
- a CDS encoding sugar phosphate isomerase/epimerase family protein → MPGFSRREALAAAAAGSFASLGGPFGLPQALAQTTPAQAGGRQYAFKKSINLWAFPYPQQMSLEKCLRLAKDAGFDGIELNYDLDSDLSPKSGTREFEQIRKLADKIGIAISGLCSFLFWPYPLTANDPARRERGLELAGKMAQAAHDLGTENLLVVPGAVHIPWRTDYDPVPNDVCLKRAREAVAKLIPQAEALKVHLNMENIFFNGFLMTPMEMVEFVDGFGSEYVHVHFDTGNIMEYQFPEHWIPILGQRIRNVHLKEYSKKGTDHSLEAFRPLLDGTTNWPAVLEAFETSGYRGYLTFEYFHPYQHWPEALIYQTSDSLDRMLGRKSA, encoded by the coding sequence ATGCCGGGATTCAGTCGACGAGAAGCGCTGGCGGCAGCGGCCGCGGGAAGTTTCGCCAGTCTGGGGGGGCCGTTCGGACTGCCGCAGGCTCTCGCCCAGACGACCCCTGCCCAGGCTGGCGGCAGGCAATACGCGTTCAAGAAGTCGATTAACCTCTGGGCGTTTCCGTACCCGCAGCAGATGTCGCTGGAGAAATGCCTGCGCCTGGCGAAAGACGCCGGCTTCGATGGCATCGAGCTGAACTACGACCTCGACAGCGATCTCTCCCCCAAGTCTGGCACGCGCGAATTCGAGCAGATCCGCAAACTGGCCGACAAGATCGGCATCGCCATCAGCGGACTCTGTTCGTTCCTGTTCTGGCCTTATCCGCTGACGGCGAACGACCCGGCTCGCCGGGAACGGGGCCTCGAACTCGCCGGCAAGATGGCTCAGGCGGCTCACGATCTCGGGACGGAAAATCTCCTGGTTGTCCCCGGTGCGGTGCACATCCCCTGGCGGACCGACTACGACCCCGTCCCGAACGACGTCTGCCTCAAGCGGGCCAGAGAGGCCGTGGCGAAGTTGATCCCGCAGGCCGAGGCGCTGAAGGTGCATCTCAACATGGAGAATATCTTCTTCAACGGTTTCCTGATGACGCCGATGGAGATGGTCGAGTTCGTCGATGGATTCGGCAGCGAGTACGTCCACGTCCACTTCGACACGGGGAACATTATGGAGTACCAGTTCCCCGAGCACTGGATCCCGATTCTTGGCCAGCGGATCCGCAACGTCCACCTGAAAGAATACTCCAAGAAGGGAACGGATCATTCTCTCGAAGCCTTCCGGCCGCTGCTCGACGGGACCACGAACTGGCCCGCGGTCCTGGAAGCCTTCGAAACCAGCGGATACCGCGGCTATCTGACGTTCGAGTATTTCCACCCCTACCAGCACTGGCCCGAAGCCTTGATCTATCAGACCTCCGACTCGCTGGATCGGATGCTCGGCAGGAAATCGGCGTAG